Proteins encoded in a region of the Xylocopa sonorina isolate GNS202 chromosome 1, iyXylSono1_principal, whole genome shotgun sequence genome:
- the LOC143432622 gene encoding protein CDV3 homolog yields the protein MADLDDFFAKKDRKKAKGKKFTTTEEIAKKLEETGKRLGKKSKDKPVNPEGEETQQTEDEDEWKEFEEEKKDYTGLKIGNLTLNESIDAESDDEKGTGDNSSDGESGEGGTKHSGPWKKPELPPQAEEPVEVTAPAPPSAVTVGNSYRPPHLRNVQTVTTPSPRQRAKNVAPDIHSEEYFPTLNSKQQQSNEPTGPWGRRKRDEGTFEEVRNRGGSRSYSVQDAQAQAPKLSLGNKYGALSQDQS from the exons ATGGCTGATTTGGACGATTTCTTCGCGAAAAAGGATCGCAAAAAAGCGAAGGGGAAGAAGTTCACGACCACCGAGGAAATAGCTAAGAAATTGGAGGAGACGGGCAAACGATTGGGAAAGAAATCGAAAGACAAACCAGTGAACCCGGAGGGCGAAGAAACTCAACAGACCGAG GATGAAGATGAAtggaaagaattcgaagaagagaaaaaggactATACCGGATTGAAGATTGGAAACCTAACGCTGAATGAATCCATAGACGCGGAGTCCGACGATGAGAAAGGTACAGGGGACAACAGCTCGGATGGAGAGTCAGGAGAAGGTGGCACCAAGCATTCCGGTCCATGGAAGAAACCCGAACTCCCTCCACAAGCAGAAGAACCGGTAGAAGTAACAGCCCCTGCACCGCCATCAGCCGTTACCGTAGGAAATAGTTATAGGCCGCCGCACTTAAGGAACGTCCAAACAGTGACTACCCCTAGCCCCAGACAACGAGCGAAGAACGTAGCCCCAGACATACACAGCGAAGAATATTTCCCAACCTTAAACTCGAAGCAGCAACAGAGCAACGAACCCACTGGACCATGGGGCAGGCG GAAACGAGACGAGGGTACGTTCGAGGAAGTACGTAACCGAGGCGGGAGCAGATCGTACAGCGTGCAGGATGCGCAAGCTCAAGCGCCGAAACTGTCGTTGGGCAACAAATACGGTGCCTTGTCACAAGATCAGAGCTGA